The Puniceicoccaceae bacterium genomic interval CCGGCAAGGCTGAGTGTGGAATCCGCATCGAGCTGAAGCTGAAAATCCGTGAGCAGCAGCAGGGTTTGGATGGATTCCGTTTCATCCACATTGAAGGGAGTGTAAAGGTTGGGCCAGCCAAAGAACTTGTCCTGATAACCGGCGAACAGGTGCAGCTGAGAACGGGGGGTGCGGATTTGCAGGCGCGCGGCATAGCGTTCAAAGGAATGATCGCCTGCTCGGATGCTCCCATCGCTTTCGGAGCGGGCGATGCCCGCATCCCAGGTGATTTGGGTTGAACCGCTGCGTAGCGGTTCGGCAATGTAAAGCGATTGGGTATTCAGACGATTTTCGCCGAACGAAAGAATGAGCTGGCGTACGGGTGCCGACAGGGGGCGCCACCGAAACCGGATTGTGCCCGATGTGGCATTGAAGCCATGCTGGAAATTGGCATATCCGGTCAGCACTTTGGGTTGACCCAACATCATGGGGTCGATGGGTTGTTCGGTCAGGTAGTGACCCGTTTGAGGGTCGAAGATGGCCAGATTGCCAACGGTAAAGCCCGTGTTTTCAAAGGTACCACCGCGAATACTGACATCGCCCTGAGCCTCAGCGAAGTTGCGACTCTGCACATCCACCCGCGCTGCAAAATTGAGCAGGGACACGGGATTTGCATAGGTGGGCAGGGGGGTCTCATTGGCAACATTGACGGCGCGTACCAGATAGGGATCCAGCGTGGTAACACCGTCATCAGACTGCGCACTTGCCATGCCAACTGGCAGCAGGCTGAGCACGAAAGCAAGGGAAGGAGTTGGGAAAAATCGCATTTCAAAGGCAAAGGTGGAGGAATGGATTTTGTCAAATGTTAAGTTACT includes:
- a CDS encoding TonB-dependent receptor yields the protein MRFFPTPSLAFVLSLLPVGMASAQSDDGVTTLDPYLVRAVNVANETPLPTYANPVSLLNFAARVDVQSRNFAEAQGDVSIRGGTFENTGFTVGNLAIFDPQTGHYLTEQPIDPMMLGQPKVLTGYANFQHGFNATSGTIRFRWRPLSAPVRQLILSFGENRLNTQSLYIAEPLRSGSTQITWDAGIARSESDGSIRAGDHSFERYAARLQIRTPRSQLHLFAGYQDKFFGWPNLYTPFNVDETESIQTLLLLTDFQLQLDADSTLSLAG